DNA sequence from the Gadus morhua chromosome 21, gadMor3.0, whole genome shotgun sequence genome:
CCACCTGCACCCCCAGCctgacggccccccccccccccccgcgcgccaCGGGACGGGTCCGTCACGCTGGGtggttcagacacacacgcgatTCATGTTcgacatgcgtgtgtgtttcatgttcAATATGCtcggagagagggtgtgtgtgtgtgtgtgtgtgtgtgtgtgtgtgtgtgtgtgtgtgtgtgtgtgtgtatatgtgtgtgtgtgtgtgtgtgtgtgtgtgcctaacgATGTCTCCCAGTGTGAACATGCACATGAAACACAGCAACATGAAAGAACGCAGACAGACTCTCACAAAACAAATGATGCAAACTGTGAATATAAAAGAGCCTGAAACACAGAACAGACCGACGGGAAGGCTtctttacacttcagtctgtcctctatcatctctccatcattctgtgtctcctccatcacccctctgtcattctgtctctcctccatcaccctctccatcattctgtctctcctccatcatccctccatcattctgtgtctcctccatcatccctccatcattctgtctctcctccatcgtccctccatcattctgtctctcctccatcacccctccatcattctgtctctcttctatcacccccccccccccataattcAGTCCCCTCTTGTTGAACCATAAACCAACACCACAGACTCCAGTAGTGAGTCACCAGAATAATCCCCCTTCTAACGATCACTTAGGAGACGGGCCATCTGATTGGCTCATCAGGAAGGCCGGCAGCAGTACCCTCCCACGCCTGAGGCAGTTTATTAATATCAACCTCCCGGGGAcggcaggagggggggtgggggctgtggtctgggcggggggggggggggggggggctctggttcGTAGAGTCAGACCAGAATACCTCCATGGGTATCCAGCAGCTCAGGATCACAGATGGGCCGCCAGCTATTTATAAACTCCTTCTCTTAATTAAAGAGCAAACACCATCCCAAGGACCCGCAGGATCCCGGCCTCGGGGGTCTCCGCCCGCGGACCCCCTCACAGACCCGCCCCTGCTTCACTAATCACCGCGCGGTGTTGCCATGGGGGCGGCGGCGGAGTAGGATGAATTAGCAACATAATGAACAGTTCCTCTCAGTAAACACGGGTATGAGTCCCGATCATCCGGGAGCAATCGCTGCTCCTCCCGGCTGGGctgcctcagctcctcctctctctgaagAACGGTATTTAATAACCCTGGTTTAATAACTGCTCCTcgaccggaggaggaggaggagatccacCGCGCTGAGCCAGGGAGCCTCCTCCTGGCAGCCTCtctgtaggaggaggaggagaggaggggaggaggaggggaggaggagggggaggaggaggaggaggagagggagaggagaggaggggaggaggaggagaggagaggaggagaggagaggaggggagggggaggagaggagaggaggaggaggggaggaggaggggggaggaggaggagaggaggaggaggaggagggggaggaggaggagaggagaggaggaggagaggagggggaggaggaggaggaggagaggagaggaggggaggaggaggagaggagaggaggaggaggggaggaggagggggaggaggaggagaggaggaggaggaggagggggaggagaggaggagaggagaggaggagagggggaggaggagaggaggaggaggagaggaggggaggaggaggagaggagaggaggaggaggggaggaggagggggaggaggaggagaggaggaggaggaggagggggaggaggaggagaggagaggaggaggagaggagggggaggaggaggaggaggagaggagaggagaggaggggaggaggaggagaggaggaggaggggaggaggagggggaggaggaggagaggaggaggaggaggagggggaggagaggaggagaggagaggaggagaggaggagagggggaggaggagaggaggaggaggagaggaggaggaggaggagaggaggaggagaccagaggaggaggaggaggagctgagcccTAACGAGGGTCCGGTTACGTAACGAGAGAGCTCGTCAAACGCCGTTACCCATGATGCACTCCGACTCCTCCGGGACCTCAAGGAGCCAATTAGCCGGCCTGGAGACGCGGCCGCGCTCCGTCCTGACAGGAAGTCAGCACACGCCACTTCCCATCATGCCTCGGGGCTTCCTGGCCGGGGGTTTCTTGTTCGGCAGCGTCTCTCCAGGCCGACGGCCGGTTGATCAGATTAGGGATTGATTAACTGGTGGTTGATTGATTAACTGATGGGTGATTGATTAACTGGTGGTTGATTGATTAACTGATGGGTGATTGATTAACTGCTGGGTGATTGATTAGCTGATGGGTGATTGATTAACTGTAGTGGTCATGCTCAGCCGACGCTAAAACAAAACCATTAGCCCAATCATTAGCGTCGGTGATCGGCGGCTAACGATCCGAGGACGGGTGTTCACGGAACCCGCTCCCCTCCAGCTGCGAGGCATTTCACCAGTGCTAATGGACAGAGAACTGGACTCTGATTGGtcctgaggagaggggaggcgggCTGGAAGGGTAGGAGCCGGATCTGATTGGTTAATCAGAGAGATGAACTCTTGACCCAAGCTTGAAGCTCACAGGGACTACAAGATCCATCTGGGTATTTAGATTATCGATACATAAATATCTTCGATAGTTATGGACGTTCAGGGAGGGAGTATTGGTATGTGTATCGATCTATCACCATTTGATTAGTGAtgtatttggacacacacacacacacacacacacacacacacacacacacacacacacacacacacacacacacacacacacacacacacacacacacacacacacacacacacacacacacacacacacaatgtgcatGATGCCCCCAGCTGAGTTAAAATATAATCGAATAATTAAGGAACTAAGAAGAGGTCTGGGCACTGGCGCCATCCATGAGCCACACTGCGGTACTGCAGCGGGCACATTACTGACATCGCAGCTGCTCCAACGTCATGTTAATGAAGTATTTTAAAAAGAGTTTGGTCAACTTAGTTGTAGTACTGGGCGGTAAAACAAGTAAAACTAGTATGGTAGGACAGTAATATTAATAATGCAAAGGATGTTTAAGATAAACCTGTATTGAACCAGACGGAGATATAACAGTGGTATGGTCTAGGTAGGATGCTCGCATTATCAGAACAGTTACATTCAcgttgagggcatttagcaaacgcttttatacaaagcgtttggtacagtaaggatgtcaatagaaccaagtgcaaagcccGAACAATCACTggattaacccattccccgaatACAACAAAGATAACTAGGATAATAATCAGTATCAGTAGTTCTAGGCTACTTGTCGGTGTTATAATTATGTAACAataatacagtaggcctatttagtaacaaataataatgctgaatatataaaaagatataataatacaatatataatcatatataatacaatttatAGTAATAAATGATAGTAGACTGCCATCTAGCGGTCACACTGCGTCACTGCAGCGGACTTTACTACGACGCGGACGTTTGAAACGTGTTGCTCAAACACAACATGAAATGTGATTAAATAGGCCTCGATATTCAAGTCAATCTTATATCAAGAATAATAAATGAAGAAAAATCTAGACTTGAAACAATCCAACTAACAAATAAACAGATCTACATCCGTTCAAAAGAAAAAATTTAACCGACCTGAGACCTCCTCATCTGCGGTCGGCTCCTCATGACGTCATTAGAGGTGGACGGCGGCGTTTAGGCCGTTATcaccaataaataataattaataattaatctatttttttaacttatgatatatttgatttaatgtaATTAATTGAATAATTCAATGCATCCGACCTACGTCAAATATCAAGAGTAATTTATCATTTCGTTATGATCGAGGTGCGCGAGACGAGATACAAGGGCTCGCAGACACCTGGACGCTGTCCGTGGACCtgaatagagagagcgagagagagagcgagagagcgagagagcgagagagcgagagagcgagagagcgagagagagagagagagagagagagagagagagagagagagagagagagagagagagagagagagagagaatatcagATTGGGTTTGATGTTGCATATTAGACTCTACTCTATGATGATCATTCTAGTCTCTTGTTTTAATTTACATTGTATTATATTGCATTACATTATACTCGCCTTTATTGTATTATGATATATTCTAGTCTACTCTGCTCATTAACATTGTActgtattatatataattatgatCTATTCTGTTATATATTCTATAAATTCTATTATATTTGGTTCTGCACCATTATATTGTGCGGTACTCAACTCTATTATATATACTCTATTATGCTAAGTTCTAGTCTACTCTATTGTATTATAAACTCTTGTCTATTCAGGCCTGCTTTGATCTGGTTGATCACGTGTCCTCCAGGTGTCACTCTGCTGTAGTAAAACGCTGCGAGCTGCGGGCAGGTGAAGACACCTGCAGTTCTCTGCGTGTCGCACGGTGACGAAACCTAACAGCTTCTCCCGCCGTTCCCACGATCATGGCTGAACGAgcacgaggaggtggaggaggaggaagaggagcaggaggagagagagagagagagagagagagagagagagagagagagagagagagagagagagagagagagagagagagagagagagagagagagagagagagagagagagagagagagagagagagagagaggggagtaagaggaggagcagcaggaggagggacTGTTCTCCTCCCAGGCTGTTGATACAGCAGTGCAGcgggcaggaggagcaggaggagccaggggggcGGGGTTCAGCCCAGTCCGACCCGGGAGAGTCTGCGTGTGTAGCGGGAGATGGAACCGCGCGTGGACCGCGTCAGAGCGAACAGAGTCCGGCGGGGAGCGTGAGGCGttgaagggagggaggaccgGGGCGTATCGGTCACACTCTGGGCTCGTTCTGCTCCCTGAAGCACGCATGTTGGTGAGCAGCGACCGGGTCCCGGGGGGGACTCTCCCCGCCCCGCAGAACCCCGCAGAACTGGACGAGCTGTCGCCCCTTACGTCGGAGAACTGCTACGAGCGACTGTCTCTGGCCAAGAGGCAGGGCCTGTTGGACCTGAAGGAGCGCTGCTACGCCTTCATGAGCGACCACTTCCTGGCGGTGCTGCGGACCCCCGCGGTGTACGGGCGCCTCACGGCGGGGGAGCGGGAGCGCGTGCTGGCGCGGCGCCTGGGCGGCAAGAGGCTGCTGGCCGTGGCGGAGGTCGACGAGGCGCAAGACCGGGTGCTGGGGGGCGGCAGCAGACCCCCCAGCCGGGACAGCAGCCGACCCCAGAGCCCCCTGGACCCCCAGAGCCCCCTGGAGCCCCAGAGCCCCCCGGGGTCGAGCCCGTCCCCGGAGGACCCGCCGCAACACCGACGTCACATTTTCTGCTACGAGGAGCAGACAAAGGAGTGGCGCGCGCTGACCGCGCTGCCGGAGCAGGTGAGCACGCGCGGCGCGGGCATGTGCACGCTCTACAACTACCTGTTCGTGGCGGGGGGGCTGGTCAGGGGGGGCGGCGGCAGCAGGGCGTCGGACCGCGTCTTCTGCTACAACCCGCTGACAGACGCCTGGAGTGAGGCACGCCCCCTGGCGCAGGCGCGCGCTCAGCTTAAGCTCGTAGCCGTGGACGGCCACCTGTTCGCGGTGGGCGGAGAGTGCCTGTTCACGGTGGAGCGCTACGATCCGCGCGTGGACCGCTGGACCCCCGTGGCGGCGCTGCCCAGAGGCGCGTTCGCGGTGGCGCACGAGGCGACGGCGTGCGGGGGGGACCTGTTCGTGTCCGGCGGCTCGCTCTTCTACCGCCTGCTGCGCCTCGACGCGCGGCGCGGTGAGTGGGAGGAGTGCGCCTTCAACGACAGCCGGAAGAAGTCAACGGACATGGTGGCGCACGGGAGCTCAATCTACCGCTTCGACGTAAACCGCGCGCACGGCAGCGTGAACGTTTGCAAGTACAACACGGTGGTGAGGGCGTGGCATGACGGCGCGTCCCATGCGCTCGAAGCCGCGCAGCCGTTCCGCTGCGCCGTGCTGGGGGACCGCATCTTCTGCGTCAACAGGTCCCACGTGCTGCAGTTCGAGGTGGGCGGGGGCCGGGAGCGCTTCCTCCCGGAGGTCCTCGAGACCCCGGCCGGAGCCCGCGGGGCGCTGGTCCCCTTCGTCCTCTCTCTCGGCCAATCAGACTGAACCGCCACGCAGCACCGATAGAACCGACTATAAAACACCGAACTCGGTCCAGTAGGACTGATTCACTGGTCTGTAGGTCTCAATGCTTAATAGGGAACTTTATAACTG
Encoded proteins:
- the LOC115534304 gene encoding kelch repeat and BTB domain-containing protein 11-like, which codes for MLVSSDRVPGGTLPAPQNPAELDELSPLTSENCYERLSLAKRQGLLDLKERCYAFMSDHFLAVLRTPAVYGRLTAGERERVLARRLGGKRLLAVAEVDEAQDRVLGGGSRPPSRDSSRPQSPLDPQSPLEPQSPPGSSPSPEDPPQHRRHIFCYEEQTKEWRALTALPEQVSTRGAGMCTLYNYLFVAGGLVRGGGGSRASDRVFCYNPLTDAWSEARPLAQARAQLKLVAVDGHLFAVGGECLFTVERYDPRVDRWTPVAALPRGAFAVAHEATACGGDLFVSGGSLFYRLLRLDARRGEWEECAFNDSRKKSTDMVAHGSSIYRFDVNRAHGSVNVCKYNTVVRAWHDGASHALEAAQPFRCAVLGDRIFCVNRSHVLQFEVGGGRERFLPEVLETPAGARGALVPFVLSLGQSD